One part of the Triplophysa dalaica isolate WHDGS20190420 chromosome 25, ASM1584641v1, whole genome shotgun sequence genome encodes these proteins:
- the crtap gene encoding cartilage-associated protein has translation MRTFGFPYGTMAFSSQCMRLAFLLFCYSFCVLAQYEKYNFRSFPRHELMPLESAYRHALDKYGEEKWPEAVEFLEVSLRLYRLLRDSEAFCNLNCSTVRLDDETHFSEFPELRAFGNVMKRAQCLKRCKQGLPAFRQTLPPRETIEEFEKREPYKYLQFAYFKSDNLAKAVSAAHTFLLKHPKDEMMIRNMNYYKSLPGSEEHMKDLETKPYESLFIRAVRAYNGDNFRTSVTDMELALRDFLKVYDECIAATEGSRQIKDFKDFYPSIADHYTEVLERKVGCEAELTPVVGGFVVEKFVATMYHYLQFANYKLNDLKNAVPCVASYMLFDPSDEVMKNNLEYYRYHRDKFGLSDEDFLPRVEALRYHNQTTLQLQLLEFAKQKLLQDDEGEVVEFLDEVLDPKRD, from the exons ATGCGTACTTTTGGATTCCCGTACGGGACCATGGCCTTCTCATCGCAGTGCATGAGGCTCGCGTTTCTGTTATTCTGTTATTCGTTTTGCGTTCTCGCGCAGTATGAGAAATACAACTTTCGAAGCTTCCCACGGCACGAGCTGATGCCCCTTGAGTCGGCGTACCGACACGCTTTGGACAAGTACGGCGAGGAAAAGTGGCCCGAGGCCGTGGAGTTTCTGGAGGTGAGTCTCCGGCTGTATCGACTGCTCCGGGACAGCGAGGCCTTTTGCAACCTGAACTGCAGCACGGTGCGCCTGGACGACGAGACGCACTTTAGCGAGTTCCCGGAGCTGCGCGCATTCGGTAACGTGATGAAGCGGGCGCAGTGTCTCAAGCGGTGTAAACAGGGTTTACCGGCCTTCAGACAAACGCTTCCCCCTCGAGAAACTATAGAGGAGTTTGAGAAACGGGAACCTTACAAGTACCTGCAGTTTGCCTACTTTAAG AGTGATAATCTGGCCAAGGCTGTGTCTGCTGCGCACACTTTTCTCCTGAAACATCCAAAAGATGAGATGATGATTAGAAATATGAACTATTACAAGAGTTTACCTGGATCTGAGGAACATATGAAAGACCTGGAGACAAAGCCATATGAG TCACTGTTTATCCGGGCCGTGCGGGCGTACAATGGAGATAACTTCAGAACGTCAGTCACAGATATGGAGCTGGCATTAAGAGACTTTCTCAAGGTGTATGATGAGTGTATCGCCGCTACAGAGGGATCCAGACAAATCAAAGACTTTAAGGACTTCTACCCCTCCATTGCAG ATCATTACACTGAGGTTCTGGAGAGGAAGGTTGGCTGTGAGGCTGAGCTGACACCGGTTGTTGGTGGATTTGTTGTTGAGAAATTTGTTGCAACCATGTACCACTACCTCCAGTTTGCAAATTATAAAC TGAATGATCTGAAGAACGCTGTACCATGTGTTGCCAGCTACATGCTCTTTGATCCCAGTGATGAGGTGATGAAGAATAACCTGGAATATTATCGTTACCATAGAGATAAATTTGGTCTCAGTGATGAAGACTTCTTGCCTAGAGTG GAGGCATTGCGGTACCACAATCAAACAACGTTACAGCTGCAGCTGCTGGAATTTGCCAAACAGAAGCTCTTGCAGGATGATGAG gGTGAAGTTGTAGAGTTTCTTGATGAAGTCCTTGATCCAAAAAGAGACTGA